The proteins below are encoded in one region of Pseudomonas entomophila L48:
- a CDS encoding heavy metal translocating P-type ATPase yields MSAHHHHHHGHHHGHLHFGAGLLSADERRQAGQQLTLAMLALGLLALGLIWRWLAPSQDGVAQLLLGVASLLVAVPVLRSAWHSLLQPSLHGVTDQLIALAMLGAWATGDLATAALLPIIMILGHVLEERSVLGSQEAIGALGRLTRSQARLIGAGGEVREVDNASLQPGDQVEVRAGDRVPADGRVLHGQASLDTAPITGEALPQEVDVGAQVYGGAINLDGLLRVEVTGIGDDSTLGKVIALMQRAEQAKPPITRLLERHAGRYLVLVLLIAAATWFVTGDAQAMLAVLVAACPCALVLSAPATAIAGIAVAARHGILIRGSAFLEELADLSSLVIDKTGTLTHGALHLQRVLPGEPCLAQDQIIRLAASLGTASSHPVSRALASRVAHDQHLAVSELHERQGFGVVARTERGEAALGRPELFTRLGIEIPPVPEHDGPIAGLALDGRFQGWLLLADSIRQEAPQALEQLRELGLGRQLLLTGDRRSVAEAVASQTGISRVVAQALPEDKLRHVNQEIHAGFRPMVVGDGINDSLALKAGVVGVAMGAGGTDIAMAAADIVLINGDLRRLATCIRLSRLCRRTLQWNVLIGLGWTLGIMLAAAFGLLGAAGAMIAALLHNLSTLLVLGNAGRLLRYDERDMKG; encoded by the coding sequence ATGAGCGCTCATCACCATCATCACCACGGCCATCACCACGGCCACCTGCACTTCGGTGCCGGGCTATTGTCCGCTGACGAGCGCCGGCAGGCGGGGCAACAACTGACCTTGGCCATGCTCGCCCTTGGCCTGCTGGCACTCGGGCTGATCTGGCGCTGGCTGGCCCCTTCACAGGACGGCGTGGCACAGCTGCTACTGGGGGTGGCATCGCTGCTGGTGGCCGTGCCGGTGCTGCGTTCGGCCTGGCACAGCCTGCTGCAACCGTCCCTGCACGGTGTCACCGACCAGTTGATCGCCCTGGCCATGCTCGGTGCCTGGGCCACCGGCGACCTGGCCACCGCGGCGCTGCTGCCGATCATCATGATCCTCGGCCATGTGCTCGAAGAGCGCAGTGTGCTCGGCTCCCAGGAGGCCATCGGTGCCCTCGGCCGGCTGACCCGCAGCCAGGCCCGGCTGATCGGCGCGGGCGGCGAGGTACGGGAGGTCGACAACGCCAGCCTGCAACCCGGCGACCAGGTGGAAGTGCGCGCCGGCGACCGGGTGCCGGCCGATGGCCGCGTGCTGCACGGGCAGGCCAGCCTGGACACCGCGCCGATCACCGGTGAAGCCTTGCCCCAGGAAGTGGATGTCGGGGCGCAGGTGTACGGCGGCGCGATCAACCTCGATGGCCTGCTGCGCGTCGAGGTCACCGGCATCGGCGACGACTCCACGCTGGGCAAGGTGATCGCCCTGATGCAACGCGCCGAGCAGGCCAAGCCACCGATCACCCGCCTGCTCGAGCGTCATGCCGGGCGCTACCTGGTGCTGGTGCTGCTGATCGCCGCCGCCACCTGGTTCGTCACCGGCGATGCCCAGGCCATGCTCGCGGTGCTGGTCGCCGCCTGCCCGTGCGCGTTGGTGCTGTCGGCGCCGGCCACGGCGATTGCCGGGATCGCCGTGGCCGCGCGGCACGGCATCCTGATCCGCGGCTCGGCGTTTCTCGAGGAACTGGCCGACCTGTCGTCGCTGGTGATCGACAAGACCGGTACCCTGACCCACGGTGCGCTGCACCTGCAGCGGGTACTGCCGGGCGAACCGTGCTTGGCGCAAGACCAGATCATCCGCCTGGCCGCCAGCCTCGGCACCGCCAGCAGTCACCCGGTCAGCCGGGCCCTGGCCAGCCGGGTGGCTCATGACCAACATCTGGCCGTCAGCGAGCTGCATGAGCGCCAGGGCTTCGGCGTGGTTGCCCGCACCGAGCGGGGTGAAGCGGCGCTGGGGCGTCCTGAGCTGTTCACGCGCCTGGGCATCGAGATCCCGCCGGTGCCGGAACACGATGGCCCCATCGCCGGGCTGGCCCTGGACGGTCGCTTCCAGGGCTGGTTGCTGCTGGCCGACAGCATCCGCCAGGAGGCGCCGCAAGCACTTGAGCAGCTTCGCGAACTGGGGCTGGGCCGGCAGTTGCTGCTTACCGGCGACCGGCGCAGCGTCGCCGAGGCGGTCGCCAGCCAGACCGGAATCAGCCGTGTGGTCGCCCAGGCCTTGCCCGAAGACAAGCTGCGCCACGTCAACCAGGAGATCCACGCCGGTTTCCGGCCGATGGTGGTCGGTGACGGCATCAACGATTCATTGGCGCTCAAGGCCGGTGTGGTCGGGGTGGCGATGGGCGCGGGCGGCACGGACATCGCCATGGCCGCGGCGGATATCGTGCTGATCAACGGCGACCTGCGCCGCCTGGCCACCTGCATTCGCCTCAGCCGCTTGTGCCGGCGCACCTTGCAATGGAACGTACTGATCGGCCTGGGCTGGACGCTCGGCATCATGCTGGCGGCGGCGTTTGGCTTGCTCGGGGCGGCGGGGGCGATGATCGCGGCGTTACTGCACAACCTCAGCACCTTGCTGGTGCTGGGCAATGCCGGGCGCTTGCTGCGCTATGACGAAAGGGACATGAAGGGCTGA
- the cprA gene encoding cationic peptide resistance protein CprA (CprA (cationic peptide resistance A) is an SDR family oxidoreductase by homology), with protein sequence MNSHVTGAPHALHQLPERILLTGATGFLGGSVTAQLIADGQAANLCFLVRAESRQQGLERLRDNLLQHGVSQADNLALGEEQIICGDFLDTTWLPRETPRLMQVDRVINCAAVASFSKNPTIWPVNVEGTYAFAEVMSRSKRLKRFLHVGTAMCCGPERESPISESWEFPEAEQQLVDYTASKAEIERRMREQLPSLPLVVARPSIVVGHRSLGCQASGSIFWVFRMGFALESFTCGLDEQIDVIPVDYCAEALIGLALKPQLGHDLYHISAGHGSACTFAEIDEAFALANGAQPVGERYRKVDVDDLKSLASSFETRIGPANPRLVLRALRLYSGFADLNYLFDNSRLLEEGIAVPPRFTDYLDVCVRSSSGVSIATQMQWDFK encoded by the coding sequence ATGAATTCCCACGTCACGGGTGCGCCACACGCCCTGCATCAACTTCCTGAACGCATCCTGCTGACCGGCGCCACGGGTTTCCTCGGTGGCTCGGTCACCGCCCAGCTGATCGCCGATGGCCAAGCGGCCAACCTGTGCTTCCTGGTGCGCGCCGAGAGCCGCCAGCAAGGTCTCGAGCGGCTGCGCGACAACCTGTTGCAACACGGTGTCAGCCAGGCTGACAACCTGGCGCTGGGCGAAGAGCAGATCATCTGCGGCGACTTCCTCGACACCACCTGGCTGCCCCGCGAAACGCCACGCCTGATGCAGGTCGACCGGGTGATCAACTGCGCGGCCGTGGCATCGTTCTCGAAGAACCCGACCATCTGGCCAGTGAACGTCGAAGGCACCTACGCTTTCGCCGAGGTGATGAGCCGCTCCAAGCGCCTCAAACGTTTCCTGCATGTCGGCACGGCGATGTGCTGCGGCCCGGAGCGCGAATCGCCGATCAGCGAATCGTGGGAATTCCCCGAGGCCGAGCAGCAACTGGTGGACTACACCGCGTCCAAGGCGGAAATCGAACGACGCATGCGCGAACAGCTGCCGAGCCTGCCGCTGGTGGTGGCGCGCCCGTCCATCGTGGTCGGCCACCGCAGCCTTGGCTGCCAGGCCTCCGGCAGTATCTTCTGGGTATTCCGCATGGGCTTCGCCCTGGAAAGCTTCACCTGTGGCCTGGACGAGCAGATCGACGTGATCCCGGTGGACTACTGCGCCGAGGCGCTGATCGGGCTGGCGCTCAAGCCGCAACTGGGCCACGACCTCTACCACATCTCCGCCGGCCACGGTTCGGCCTGCACCTTCGCCGAGATCGACGAGGCCTTCGCCCTGGCCAATGGCGCGCAGCCGGTGGGCGAGCGTTACCGCAAGGTGGATGTCGACGACCTGAAGTCGCTGGCCAGCAGCTTCGAAACCCGCATCGGCCCGGCCAACCCACGCCTGGTGCTGCGTGCCCTGCGCCTGTACAGCGGCTTCGCCGACCTCAACTACCTGTTCGACAACAGCCGCCTGCTCGAGGAAGGGATCGCGGTGCCACCGCGCTTCACCGACTACCTGGATGTCTGCGTCAGGTCGTCCAGCGGCGTGAGCATCGCCACCCAGATGCAGTGGGACTTCAAGTAA